One Streptosporangium becharense genomic window, CGGCCGGACGACGGTGGCGAACCCATCCAGACGGCCCCGAGCGCTCAGGAGCGGCACGTGACAGCCGATGGCTCCCGTGGTACGGAAGCACCCCCCGAACTCGTCCAGTTGCTCACCCCCGAAGGTGAGCGGATCGAGCATCCCGACTACCCCCTCGACCTCAGCCCCGAAGAGGTCCGCGCGCTCTACCGGGACCTCGTCCTGGTCCGCCGCGTCGACATGGAGGCCGTCGCCCTGCAGCGCCAGGGCGAGCTGGGGCTGTGGGCCTCTCTGCTGGGGCAGGAAGCCGCGCAGATCGGCTCCGGACGAGCCATGGCGGACACGGACATGGCCTTCCCCACCTACCGCGAGCACGGCGTCGCCTGGTGCCGTGGTGTCGACCCGGTCAACCTGCTCGGCCTGTTCCGCGGGGTCAACCACGGCGGCTGGGACCCCGCCGAGCACAACTTCCACCTGTACACCATCGTGATCGGCAGCCAGACCCTGCACGCGGTCGGCTACGCCATGGGCATCCAGCGTGACGGCGCCGAAGCGGCCACACTCGTCTACTTCGGCGACGGCGCCACCTCCCAGGGGGACGTGAACGAGTCGTTCATCTGGGCCTCGGTGTTCAACGCCCCGGTGGTGTTCTTCTGCCAGAACAACCAGTGGGCCATCTCCGAGCCGCTGGAGAAGCAGACCCGCATCCCGCTGTACCGCAGGGCGAGCGGGTTCGGCTTCCCGGGCGTCCGGGTCGACGGCAACGACGTCTTCGCCTGCCTCGCCGTCACCCGCAAGGCCCTGGCCGACGCCAGGTCGGGTGGCGGGCCGGTGCTGATCGAGGCGTTCACCTACCGGATGGGTGCCCACACCACCTCCGACGACCCCACCCGTTACCGGGTGGCGGCCGAGTTGGAGGCGTGGAAACTCAAGGACCCGATCGAGCGGGTGCGGGCATACCTGTTCAAGAACCAGCTCGCCGACCAGGAGTTCTTCGACGCGATCGACGCCGAGGCGGACGAGCTGGGACGCGACGTCCGCAAACGCTGCCTCGCACTGCCCGACCCCGAACCGATGGCGATCTTCGAGCACGTCTACGCCGAGCGCCACCCGCTGATCGACGCCGAGCGCGCCGAGTTCGCCGCCTACCTGGAGGGGTTCGAGGGATGACCACTCTCACGATGGCCAAGGCCCTCAACGAGGGCATGCGCAAGGCCATGGAGGAGGACCCCAAAGTCCTCATCATGGGCGAGGACGTGGGCAAGCTCGGCGGAGTCTTCCGGGTCACCGACGGGCTGCAGAAGGACTTCGGCGAGCAGCGGGTCATCGACACCCCGCTGGCCGAGTCGGGCATCATCGGCACGGCCATCGGCCTCGCGCTGCGCGGCTACCGCCCGGTGTGCGAGATCCAGTTCGACGGGTTCGTCTTCCCGGCGGCCGACCAGATCATCACCCAGCTCGCCAAGATGCCGCTGCGCTCGCTGGGGAAGTTGAAGCTGCCGGTCGTGGTGCGCATCCCGTGCGGCGGTGGCATCGGCGCGGTCGAGCACCACAGTGAGTCGCCCGAGACGTACTTCACGCACACCGCGGGCCTGCGGGTCATGACCTGCTCCAACCCGGCCGACGCCTACACGATGCTCCGGCAGGCGATCCGCTGCGACGACCCGGTCATCTTCTTCGAGCCCAAGCGCCGTTACTGGGACAAGGCCGAGGTGGACGTCGAGTCCGCCGACTGGCCGCCCTTCGATCAGGCCAGGGTGGTGCGGCCGGGCACCGACGTCACCCTGCTCGCCTACGGGCCGATGGTGAAGACCTGCCTGGAGGCCGCCAAGGCGGCCGAGGAGGACGGGCGCTCCCTGGAGGTCGTCGATCTGCGCTCGCTCAACCCGCTCGACGTCCCCCGGATCGTCGAGTCGGTACGCAGGACCGGCCGCTGCGTCGTGGTGCATGAGGCGCCCGTCTTCACCGGCTTCGGCGCCGAGATCGCCGCCCGGGTGACCGAGGAGTGCTTCTACCACCTGGAGTCCCCGGTCCTGCGGGTCGGCGGGCCGTCCACGCCCTACCCTCCCTCGCGGCTGGAAGACCACTACCTGCCCGACCTGGACCGGGTCCTGCACGCCGTCGACCGCGCGTTCGCGTTCTAAAGGAGGGAGCCGAGATGAAGGAATTCAAGCTCCCCGACGTGGGAGAGGGCCTGACCGAGGCCGAGATCGTCCGCTGGCACGTCAAGCCGGGTGACCCGGTGGCGGTCAACCAGATCATCGTGGAGATCGAGACCGCCAAGGCCGTGGTCGAGCTGCCCTGCCCGTTCGAGGGCGTGGTCGCCGCCCTGATGGCCGGGGAGGGCGAGACCGTCGACGTCGGCACGCCGATCATCTCCGTGGACGACGGCACGGGCCCCGGCTCCGGCCCGTCCGGTGCGGAGGCCACGTCGGCTCCGGTCCCCGCCGGGATCCCCGCGACGGCCGGGAGCCCGGCCGACGACATGGTGCCCGCCCCTCCGCAGGAGAAGCGGGAGCCGGTCCTGGTGGGGTACGGCGTCAAGCCCGGCGCGGCCAAGCGTCGTCCCCGCAAGGCCGCCGCGTCCCCGGGGGCGGCGCCCGCGTCGTCGGGCACCGCCGTCCCTCCCGGCCAGTCCGGCACCGCCGGGCCTTCCGTGTCTTCAGTGCCTTCCGTGTCCTCAACGCCCTCGGTGCCCTCCGGGGTGCCCGGCGCGGTGGCGCTCGCGGGCGCTCCGGCGCCCGTGCCGCGGCCGGTCGCCGGGGCGGCGGGACGGGTGCTGGTGGCCGCCAAACCCCCGGTACGCAAGCTGGCCAAGGACCTGGGGGTGGACCTCTCCACCCTCACCGGAACCGGCCCGCACGGCTCCATCACCAGGGACGACGTCCACGCGGCGGTCACCGCCGGGCGGACCGGGGCACCGGCGCCGAGCGCGCCGCAGGACGAGGAGCGGATCCCGGTCAAGGGGGTGCGCAAGGCGACCGCGCAGGCGATGGTGGCCTCTGCGTTCACCGCGCCGCACGTCACCGAGTTCCTCCAGGTGGACGTCACCGGCACGATGGAGGCGGTCCGGCGGCTGCGGGAGATGCCCGACTTCGCCGAGGTCAAGGTGTCGCCCCTGCTCCTGGTCGCCAAGGCGGTGCTGGTCGCCGCCCGCAGGTACCCGATGGTCAACTCGACATGGGACGAGGCCCGCCAGGAGATCGTGGTCAAGCACCGGGTCAACCTCGGCATCGCCGCCGCCACCCCGCGCGGCCTGCTCGTCCCCAACGTCAAGGACGCCCACGCGCTGTCCCTGCCCGACCTGGCCAGGGAGCTCAAGGCGCTCACCGAGGCCGCCAGGGCGGGACGCACCCAGCCCGCCGACATGGCCCAGGGCACGATCACGATCACCAACGTGGGGGTCTTCGGGGTGGACGCGGGCACCCCGATCCTCAACCCCGGGGAGTCGGCGATCCTGGCCTTCGGCCAGATCAGGGACATGCCCTGGGTGGTGGACGGGCAGATCGTGCCGCGCAAGGTGTGCACCCTCGCCCTGTCGTTCGACCACCGGATCGTGGACGGCGAGCTCGGCTCCCTCTTCCTGCGCGACATCGGCGCCATGCTGGAGGACCCGCTCCGCATGCTCGCCTGGAGCTGAGCGAAAGGACCGGCTCCGCGTGCTCGCCTGGAGCTGAGCGGGAGGACCGGCCTCCGGCCCCTCCCGTCCGGCCGGAGCCGGCCCGCCCGTGACCTGCGAGCCCGTCCCCACCGGGGGCGGGCTCGTCGCCGTTGCGCTCTGGGCTCGTGGCTGTTGCGCTCCGGGCTCGCCGTTGCGCTCCGGGCCCCTCTCGTGCTGCCACGGGAGCCGCGTGACGGGCCTGATCCACGCTTCGATATGCCGAGTACGGCGATATGCGTCAGCGCATTCGCCCGCATTTATTGACTGGGCTTGTCAATTAAGGTGACGAGAAACTTCACAAAGGAGTCGGGCGGGGTGCCGGGGGCTCTTCGGAAGGTATGCGACCCCACTTGGGGGTTAATCGTGAATGCCCTGCTTTGGATTTCTGTGGAACGGCCTTTAGGAAACATCGCCTCAGGTGGGAGGGCATGAGCGGGGGTAGTGGCGGTGTTGTGCCCGGCTTTACCAATGTCACGTTCAGCGGCTTTTTGGAACAATGAGTTAAAGCCTGTATAAGGAGTGCCGTATTGGGTGATTTGCCCCCTTCTGAGTGCTACTGTCGGGATTGGTAAGTGCACGAGAGCTCACAAGCGGAGCTCAGCGAGGGGGGAACCATGACTTTCACCAAGCTCTTCCCGACCGGCCGTGACTGGGGCTGGGGCTGGGGCGGCGGCTGCGGCTGGCGACGCCGGTGGCGTCGTGGATGCGGATGCGGCGGCGGTTGGGGCCGGAGGTGGTGGTGGTAGCACCGCCCGATGAGAGCCGACGGGTCAACCGTCGGCTCTCCTTCTCTTCGCCCCTCCCGCCGGACGGCGCGAGGGGTACGACGCGTACGCCTCCCGCGGCGCCGCGGGTCTCCGTCCGCAGGACCTTCCGGGAGTTCTGGCCCGACACCCGCGGTGTCCGCCGGTTCCTCGTGATCGGTGCCGTGCTGGCGATCGTGGCGGCCGTCTGCGAGGTCCTCTCGATCGCGCTGTTCGGATACATCACCGACGAGGTGCTCAGCAACCAGGACCTGGGGGCGTTCTGGACGCCCGCGGTGCTCTGGCTGGGCCTCACCGTCGTGGCGGGCGCGGTCTCCTTCGCCGGCTCCTACGCCACGGCGGTGGGCGGGGAGCGCTTCCTGCTGCGGTTGCGGGGCAGGGTCTTCGAACACCTGCAGACCCTCACCCCCGACTTCTTCGACAACCGCCGGCTGGGCGACCTGATGGCCCGGCTCACCGACGACATCGAGGCCATCGAGGAACTGGTCGGTTCCGGTCTGGTCAAGCTCTTCACCACGGTCGCCAGCGTCGTCTTCTTCGCCGGGGCCGCCTTCTACATCCGGTGGGACCTCGCGCTGGTCACGTTCACCCTGATCCCCGCCTTCCTGCTGGTGTCCAAGGTCTTCGCGGCACGGTTCCGGACCGCCGCCGCCCGGGAGCGGTCCAGCAACGGCTCCATGAACAGCGTCATCGAGGAGAGCCTGTCCAACCAGTCCCTCGTCCAGGCGTACAACCGGCAGCGGACCGAGGCCGAGCGGCTGCACGCCGAGGGACGCACCTGGCTGCGGGCCAACCTCGCCCAGGCGTGGCTGGCGTCGCTGTACGGGCCGGTCGTCCAGGTCATCGAGACCGTCTGCCTGCTCGTCATCCTCGGAGTCGGCGCGTGGGAGATCGTCTCCGGCCGCCTCACCATCGGCGGGCTGCTCGCCTTCGCCGCCTACCTCGCCTACCTCTACCCCGCCGTGCAGAGCCTCGGGCAGATCGCGCTCACCGTCTCCGAGGCGGCGGCGGGCTCTGACCGCGTCATCGAGGTGCTCCGGACCAGGCCCGCGGTGACCGACCGCGAGGCGCCCGCTCGGCCGGCGGCACGAAGCCGCGGCCGGATCGAGTTCCAGGCGGTGGACTTCACCTATCCCCGCAGGCACCGGCCCACGCTCAGGAACCTGTCGTTCGTCGCCGAACCGGGGGAGCTGGTCGTGTGCACCGGCCCCAGCGGCGCGGGCAAGTCGACCATCGCCAAGCTCCTGCTCCGCTTCTACGACCCCTCCGTCGGCCGCATCCTCCTGGACGGCGTCGACATCCGGGAACTGCCGAGGGAGTCGCTGCGGGACGACGTCACCATCCTTCAGCAGGAGAACCTGCTGTTCTCCGGCACCGTCCGCGACAACATCGCCTACGGCCGTCCCGACGCGAGCATGGACGACATCGTCCGGGCGGCCGTCCTGGCGGACGTGCACGACTTCATCGGCACGCTGCCGCACGGGTACGACACCCCCGTCGGGCAACGCGGCCGCTTGATGTCCGGCGGGCAGCGACAACGGCTCGCCATCGCCCGCGCGATCCTGCGTGACGCGCCCGTGCTCGTCCTCGACGAGCCGATGACCGGCCTCGACGCGCTCACCGCGGCCCGGATCATGGAGCCGCTCAACCGGCTGATGGCCGGCCGCACGACGATCCTGATAACCCATGACCTGCGCTTCATCCCCGAGACGGCACGCCAGATCGTCCTCGAACCCGTCCGGCGCCGGACCAGCCGGGTGAGAATCCGGTCCGCCGGGCGCCGCGACGCCGTGACGCGTCCGGTGTGACGCTCCCGGTGTGACGCTCCCGGTGTGACCGGTGTGACGCCTTCGATGTGACACGCCCGGCGTGAGGCGCCCGGTGCCGGGCCGCGCCGGGCCCGGTCGTACGCTGGCCGGGCACTCCAACGAAGGGAAGACCATGTTCCGGCATGTCGTGCTGTTCACCTGGGCTCAGGAGGCCACCGAGGAGCAGAAGGCGAAGATCGCCGAGGAGCTCCGCAGGCTGCCCGGCGTCATCTCGGAGATCCGCGCCTACACCGTCGGCGCCGACGCGGGCGTCAACCCCGGCAACCACCAGTTCGCCGTGGTCGCCGACTTCGACGATGTCGACGACTACCTCGTCTACCGCGACCACCCGGCCCACCAGGCGGTGATCGCCGAGCACATCAAGCCGGTCCTCGCCTCCCGGGCGGCGGCCCAGTTCGAGGTCTAGGGCAGGCGGCGGACGCCTACGCGTCCGGAGGGCGGTTCTCCCGGTGCATCAGGCGACCCTCAGAGGTGCTGCCGCGCCGGGGGGCCAGCACGACGCTCAGCACGACCCCCACGCCCCCGACGATCATCAGGATCAGGCCGATCACGTCGATGTGGACGTCCGGCCCGAGGACGTCGGGTTCGATGGCGAAGCGAAGGATGGCGCCGATCGTGAGAAAGAAGATGCTGACCCCGACACCCATCGGTCCCTCCGGGCAGAGCTGACGGCGAGGCAAAGAGAACGTCCGCGAACGGTCATACCCGTTCGGACGCGATCTCACCGTCGAGAACCGTCTTGTCCGCCGCGGTGGGCCCGGACGACCCCAGCCACACCCTGACGCCGAGGGCCTCGGCCACCGCCTGCGGCCAGTCGGTGATCCCGTCGGTGTAACGGGGACACGCGTCCGACAGCCGGGCGGTCAGCCGGGTCTGGCGGTCCAGGTCTCCGGCCGGGCCGACCGGAAGCTCGCCGATGTCGTACGAGACGCACATCCGCGACACCGGCGCGTCCAGGTGGGTCAGCGCCAGCCCGTCGGCCCCGCCGGCCGCGGCCAGCGCGTAGCGGTGGGCCACCGCGTCGAAGTGGCCGGTGCGGAAGGGGCCCTGCCAGGGGCCGGTTCCGTTGTGCGGCTCGGGCAGCGCGAGCCCGGCGTCCTCGGTGACCAGCGGCCCGGGGCCGTGCCGCGGGGTGTAGGTCCGCAGCACCCCCAGCCGCACGGCCGCCGCCCCGTCCAGCAGCTCCAGCGCGTTGGCGAAGGTCGTGGTGCTCCAGGTGGTGTGGGGGTGGAAGCCGTGCCACTCGTCGAGCAGCACGCCCTGTGCCCCCTCGAAGACGACCGGTCCACGGCGCAGCAGCGCGGCGGTGAACGAGGAGCCGACCAGTCTCACCCGCTCCGCGAACGCCCGGTAGGCCGCCACGCAGTCTTCGACGGGCGGCCCGGCCGCCGCTCCCAGTGCCTCGCGGAGCGCGCGCAGCTTACGGGTGAGCACGGCCGGGGTCGCGCAGTCGCCGGCGACCGGGGCCAGGCCCGGATGCTCCAGGGCGTAGGCCATGGTCTCGCCGATGCCCATCCCGCACGACCCGTGCCTGTCCTCGCCGCGCGCGACCTCCCTGGCCCGCCCGGCCGCCACGTGGTACGGCGTGGCGAGCAGCGCGTCCCGGTCGACGGTGAGCAGCTCGAAGGGGTCGGGGACGCCCAGCCCGGCCAGGTGGGCGGCCTCCCCGGCCAGGGAGAGCGGGTCCACGATCATGAACCTGGACAGGTGGGTGGGCACGCCGTGGAACGTGCCCGCCCCGAACTGGGCGAACGTGTGGTGCCGCCCGTCGGGCAGGACGACGTTGTGCGCGGCCTGCCCGCCCCCGTTGAACCGGACGACGGCCCGGACCGGTTCCCGGGAGCCCCGGGAGCAGAGCCAGTCGACGACGGTTCCCTTCCCCGCGTCGCCGTACCCGAGGTCGGCCACGATCACGTGCTCACGCATACGACCACCTGTCCACCACTGTCGTCTCCTGCCGTCCGTCTCCGGGAGCCATGCCGTCTCCGAGCCTCGCCCGCCGTCTCCGGAGGCCCGCCGTCTCCGAGCCCCGCCGTCTCCGGAGGCCCGCCCGCCGTTCGTCTCCGGGCGGGCGGGCTCCTCAGAGCCGGATCACTCCGCTGTCGCCGCCGAGGTCGAGGCCGTCGGCCACCACGAGCGCACCCCGGTCGAGCCTGGCCAGGGCCTTGCCCACGGCGGCCCCGGCGTCGGAGCCGAGTTCGTCGAGGTCGTCCAGCCCCTCGCGCAGGTCGATGGCGTCCTCGCCGAGTCCGACGGTGAGCGCGATGGTCTCGCAGACCGCGTTCAGGTCGTCGAGCTCCAGCACGTTCTGACCGAGCAGCCTCCGCCAGGCCGCCAGTACCTGGCCGTCCCCGGCGTGGCTCGCCCCGGCGGGAAGGATGTAGTAGACGTCGTACATCCGGGTCAGCTCGGCGACGATCTCCTCGGTGGGGATGTCCTGATCGAGCCGGTCGCCGATCACCTCGCGCACCTCGCGGCGCTTGACCCGCGGGTAGGGCAGCTCGTCGCCGATGATGAACAGGTAGCCTCGGCGACCCCGCTTCTCGAAGCAGTCGATCGAGGTGTGCCGGGCCATGAAGTACATCGCCAGCTCGTACGACTCGGTCTTCTGGCCGCCGCCCCCGCCCTCCAACAGGATCTTGCCCAGGTGCTCGTCCATCCGGTTGTCCGACTCGTACTGGCCGATCTGCAACGGGGCCCGGTCGCAGGTGGCGTCGCCGATCGCGCCGAAGAGGATCTGCGGGTCGGTGGCGTAGCCCTTGCGCAGCAGCAGCCCGAGCAGGTCGGGCAGCTTGGTCTGGAGGGTCCGGGGCACCCCTCCCATCGAGCCGGTCACGTCGAACAGCACGGCGACGGCGAGGGAGTCGGGGTGCTCGTCGGAGTCGCGGCTCTCGCGGGCCGCCACGCCGCGCGGGTCGAGGTCGTCGTGCACGGTGCGTGCGCCGCTGTCGCTGTAGGAGAAGGCGCTGGCGCCGCTGGCCTTGCGGTAGCTCGCGGCGGCGGCGTAGACGTCGGTGGACCAGATTCCGCTTCCCACGGGGATCTCCTCGGATTAGGGGTGGGACGTTCTCGGGGTCAGAGATGCAGGGGCCGGTATTTCCGCGGCCCGTATTCGTCGTCGAGCAGCTCGTCCAGCTCGGCGAGGAGAGACCAGGCGTCGCCCGGCGGGGCCAGCAGGCTGCCGCGGACGAAACGGCGGATCGGGCCGGGCGGGTGCCCGCCCATCAGGGCGGCCACGCACCGGGTGGCGAGACGGATGTCGGTGGCCGGGGTCGCCGCTCTCCTGGCGAGGACCTCCGGCGGGTAGTCGCCCTGGTGCCTGGCCACCAGGGCGGTGATCGGGGTGCCGACCGGCACCGACTGGCTCCAGTCGACGAGCACCAGACCGTGGTCGATCGGGTGGACGAGCACGTGGTGTCCGAAGACCGCCCCGTGCACGATCCCCGCCCGGTGCGCCGCGCCGATCGCCACGAGCAGCCGACGCCAGATCCACGCGACGTCCCTCGGGTCGAGCACCGGCCGGCGCCGGGAGATCTCCGCCAGGCTCAGGAACCCGTCCGGCACCCGGCTGATCACGTTGGCCCGCCGTTCGACCCCGGCCGACCGGTGCCGGAACGACTCCACCAGCCGGGGCACGTACGGCAGCAGCCGGGGGTCGCCGTCGCGTGCGATCGCGGTGAGCGCGTCGGCCTCGCGGCGCATGAGGTCGTTGTCCGTGTGGCTGCGCGGGATCTTCAGCAGCGTGTCGGCGCCGCTCTCGTAGAGCACGGCCGTGGCGCCGCGCCGCAGGGCACGGCCGATCCGGTAGGTGCCCCGCCGGGTGGTGATCACCGTCTCGGGGGACCGCCTCTCTTCGGCGCCGCCGTGGGCCGCCCAGAGCGCCGCCAGCCGGGTGAACGCCGCCGCGGCCTCCGGGCCCGGCGCGAGATCGGGGTGGAGCAGCCGCGCCAGCCTCCGGTACGCCCGGCGCGGGGAGTCGTCCCCGAACAGGTCGGCGGGCGTGCGGGCGGCGGTCACCAGGGCGATCGCCTCGGCCGTGCTGGTCACCGGACCTCCTCCTCCCGCGCGGGTCGTAGCAGTGCGGGGTGGAGCAGCCGGGCGTCTCCGGCACGGTAGAGCTTGGCCCGGGGGCCGCCCCGGGCCCCGCCGGTCTCGGTGGTCTCGCCGGTGCTCTCCACGAACCCGGGGACCGACAGGACCTTGCGGTGGAAGTTGCCCGCGTGCAGCGGCACGCCCCAGACCGCCTCGTAGACCGAGCGCAACTCGGAGACGGTGAACGTCTCGCCGGTGAACGCGGTCGCCAGCGGGGTGTACTCCAGCTTGCTCCGTGCCCGCTCCAGGCCCTCGCCGAGGATGCGCGCGTGGTCGAAGGCGAGGTCGGGGAGCCGCTCGACCCGGTGCCAGGCGGCGTCCGCCGCGTCCGTGCCCGCCCGGGGGTCGGGCAGGCCGGGGGCGAAGGCCAGGTAGGAGACCGAAACGACCCGCATACGCGGATCGCGGCCGGGCGTGCCGTAGCTGGCGAGCTGTTCGATGTGGATCCGGCCGGGCAGCCCGGTCTCCTCGGCCAGCTCGCGCGCCGCCGCCTGCGGCAGGTCCTCCTCGGGCCGGATGAACCCGCCGGGCAGTGCCCACCGCCCCGCGTGGGGCTGTTCGCCCC contains:
- a CDS encoding lipopolysaccharide kinase InaA family protein, whose protein sequence is MTSTAEAIALVTAARTPADLFGDDSPRRAYRRLARLLHPDLAPGPEAAAAFTRLAALWAAHGGAEERRSPETVITTRRGTYRIGRALRRGATAVLYESGADTLLKIPRSHTDNDLMRREADALTAIARDGDPRLLPYVPRLVESFRHRSAGVERRANVISRVPDGFLSLAEISRRRPVLDPRDVAWIWRRLLVAIGAAHRAGIVHGAVFGHHVLVHPIDHGLVLVDWSQSVPVGTPITALVARHQGDYPPEVLARRAATPATDIRLATRCVAALMGGHPPGPIRRFVRGSLLAPPGDAWSLLAELDELLDDEYGPRKYRPLHL
- a CDS encoding alpha-ketoacid dehydrogenase subunit beta, translating into MTTLTMAKALNEGMRKAMEEDPKVLIMGEDVGKLGGVFRVTDGLQKDFGEQRVIDTPLAESGIIGTAIGLALRGYRPVCEIQFDGFVFPAADQIITQLAKMPLRSLGKLKLPVVVRIPCGGGIGAVEHHSESPETYFTHTAGLRVMTCSNPADAYTMLRQAIRCDDPVIFFEPKRRYWDKAEVDVESADWPPFDQARVVRPGTDVTLLAYGPMVKTCLEAAKAAEEDGRSLEVVDLRSLNPLDVPRIVESVRRTGRCVVVHEAPVFTGFGAEIAARVTEECFYHLESPVLRVGGPSTPYPPSRLEDHYLPDLDRVLHAVDRAFAF
- a CDS encoding ABC transporter ATP-binding protein, whose amino-acid sequence is MIGAVLAIVAAVCEVLSIALFGYITDEVLSNQDLGAFWTPAVLWLGLTVVAGAVSFAGSYATAVGGERFLLRLRGRVFEHLQTLTPDFFDNRRLGDLMARLTDDIEAIEELVGSGLVKLFTTVASVVFFAGAAFYIRWDLALVTFTLIPAFLLVSKVFAARFRTAAARERSSNGSMNSVIEESLSNQSLVQAYNRQRTEAERLHAEGRTWLRANLAQAWLASLYGPVVQVIETVCLLVILGVGAWEIVSGRLTIGGLLAFAAYLAYLYPAVQSLGQIALTVSEAAAGSDRVIEVLRTRPAVTDREAPARPAARSRGRIEFQAVDFTYPRRHRPTLRNLSFVAEPGELVVCTGPSGAGKSTIAKLLLRFYDPSVGRILLDGVDIRELPRESLRDDVTILQQENLLFSGTVRDNIAYGRPDASMDDIVRAAVLADVHDFIGTLPHGYDTPVGQRGRLMSGGQRQRLAIARAILRDAPVLVLDEPMTGLDALTAARIMEPLNRLMAGRTTILITHDLRFIPETARQIVLEPVRRRTSRVRIRSAGRRDAVTRPV
- a CDS encoding dihydrolipoamide acetyltransferase family protein, which gives rise to MKEFKLPDVGEGLTEAEIVRWHVKPGDPVAVNQIIVEIETAKAVVELPCPFEGVVAALMAGEGETVDVGTPIISVDDGTGPGSGPSGAEATSAPVPAGIPATAGSPADDMVPAPPQEKREPVLVGYGVKPGAAKRRPRKAAASPGAAPASSGTAVPPGQSGTAGPSVSSVPSVSSTPSVPSGVPGAVALAGAPAPVPRPVAGAAGRVLVAAKPPVRKLAKDLGVDLSTLTGTGPHGSITRDDVHAAVTAGRTGAPAPSAPQDEERIPVKGVRKATAQAMVASAFTAPHVTEFLQVDVTGTMEAVRRLREMPDFAEVKVSPLLLVAKAVLVAARRYPMVNSTWDEARQEIVVKHRVNLGIAAATPRGLLVPNVKDAHALSLPDLARELKALTEAARAGRTQPADMAQGTITITNVGVFGVDAGTPILNPGESAILAFGQIRDMPWVVDGQIVPRKVCTLALSFDHRIVDGELGSLFLRDIGAMLEDPLRMLAWS
- a CDS encoding Dabb family protein, with protein sequence MRRPVPGRAGPGRTLAGHSNEGKTMFRHVVLFTWAQEATEEQKAKIAEELRRLPGVISEIRAYTVGADAGVNPGNHQFAVVADFDDVDDYLVYRDHPAHQAVIAEHIKPVLASRAAAQFEV
- a CDS encoding adenylosuccinate synthetase yields the protein MREHVIVADLGYGDAGKGTVVDWLCSRGSREPVRAVVRFNGGGQAAHNVVLPDGRHHTFAQFGAGTFHGVPTHLSRFMIVDPLSLAGEAAHLAGLGVPDPFELLTVDRDALLATPYHVAAGRAREVARGEDRHGSCGMGIGETMAYALEHPGLAPVAGDCATPAVLTRKLRALREALGAAAGPPVEDCVAAYRAFAERVRLVGSSFTAALLRRGPVVFEGAQGVLLDEWHGFHPHTTWSTTTFANALELLDGAAAVRLGVLRTYTPRHGPGPLVTEDAGLALPEPHNGTGPWQGPFRTGHFDAVAHRYALAAAGGADGLALTHLDAPVSRMCVSYDIGELPVGPAGDLDRQTRLTARLSDACPRYTDGITDWPQAVAEALGVRVWLGSSGPTAADKTVLDGEIASERV
- the pdhA gene encoding pyruvate dehydrogenase (acetyl-transferring) E1 component subunit alpha; translation: MTADGSRGTEAPPELVQLLTPEGERIEHPDYPLDLSPEEVRALYRDLVLVRRVDMEAVALQRQGELGLWASLLGQEAAQIGSGRAMADTDMAFPTYREHGVAWCRGVDPVNLLGLFRGVNHGGWDPAEHNFHLYTIVIGSQTLHAVGYAMGIQRDGAEAATLVYFGDGATSQGDVNESFIWASVFNAPVVFFCQNNQWAISEPLEKQTRIPLYRRASGFGFPGVRVDGNDVFACLAVTRKALADARSGGGPVLIEAFTYRMGAHTTSDDPTRYRVAAELEAWKLKDPIERVRAYLFKNQLADQEFFDAIDAEADELGRDVRKRCLALPDPEPMAIFEHVYAERHPLIDAERAEFAAYLEGFEG
- a CDS encoding NUDIX hydrolase yields the protein MNEAEFLTGYDPRAYPAVAVTVDVVALTIREGALHVLLVRRGEQPHAGRWALPGGFIRPEEDLPQAAARELAEETGLPGRIHIEQLASYGTPGRDPRMRVVSVSYLAFAPGLPDPRAGTDAADAAWHRVERLPDLAFDHARILGEGLERARSKLEYTPLATAFTGETFTVSELRSVYEAVWGVPLHAGNFHRKVLSVPGFVESTGETTETGGARGGPRAKLYRAGDARLLHPALLRPAREEEVR